Proteins encoded together in one Aminipila butyrica window:
- the cutC gene encoding choline trimethylamine-lyase has translation MDIREFSEKFTEATKSMSPEERSAIMKMFEGVSNEINSGAATTSRDHVATNQGTAIPDGMTQRHRLLKDNYLDQVPTVTTHRARAVTKIARENPGMPKIMLRAKCFRYCCETAPLVIQDNELIVGAPCGAPRAGAFSPDIAWRWMQDEIDTIGTRDQDPFFISEEDKKFMKEELFPFWAGKSVDEFCEDQYREAGVWELSGESFVSDCSYHAVNGGGDSNPGYDVILMKKGMIDIQQEAKDHLTQLDYENPDDIEKIYFYKSIIDTTEGVMIYAQRMSDYAAELAAKESNPTRKAELQKISAVNARVPKYKPESFWEAIQSMFTIESLLPVEENQTGMSIGRADQYMYPFYKADIESGRMTDYEAFDLAGCMLIKLSEMMWVTSEGGSKFFAGYQPFVNMCVGGVSRDGQDATNDLTYLLMDAVRHVRIYQPSLACRIHKSSPQKYMKKIVDVVRSGMGFPACHFDDTHIKMMLAKGVSIEDARDYCLMGCVEPQKSGRLYQWTSTSYTQWPICIELVLNSGTPLWFGKQVCPDYGDLSQYKTYEEFDAAVKRMIQYVTKWTSVATVISQRVHKELAPKPLMSIMFEGCMESARDVSAGGAMYNFGPGVVWSGLATYADSMAAIKKLVFDDKKYTLAQLNEALKVDFVGYDQIKADCLAAPKYGNDDDYADLIAADLINFTEMDHRKYKTLYSVLSHGTLSISNNTPFGQLLGATANGRAAWSPLSDGISPTQGADFKGPTAIIKSVSKLSCDNMNIGMVHNFKLMAGLLDTPEGEAGIIALLRAACAMGNGEMQFNYLDNKTLLEAQKHPEQYRDLVVRVAGYSAFFVELCKDVQDEIISRTMLTKF, from the coding sequence TTGGATATTCGTGAATTTTCAGAAAAGTTTACAGAAGCTACAAAGAGCATGTCTCCAGAGGAACGTTCCGCTATCATGAAGATGTTTGAAGGGGTTTCAAATGAAATCAATTCAGGAGCGGCTACTACCAGCAGAGATCACGTGGCAACAAACCAGGGAACTGCTATCCCTGATGGCATGACTCAGAGACATAGATTATTGAAAGACAATTACTTGGATCAGGTTCCGACGGTGACTACACACCGTGCGAGAGCAGTAACAAAGATTGCCCGAGAGAATCCAGGTATGCCAAAGATTATGCTTCGTGCAAAGTGCTTTAGATATTGCTGCGAAACAGCTCCTTTGGTAATTCAGGACAACGAGCTGATCGTTGGTGCTCCTTGCGGCGCCCCTCGTGCCGGAGCTTTCTCCCCAGACATCGCTTGGAGATGGATGCAGGATGAAATTGACACCATCGGTACTCGTGACCAGGACCCGTTCTTCATTTCTGAAGAAGACAAGAAATTTATGAAAGAAGAGCTGTTCCCATTCTGGGCAGGCAAGTCTGTCGATGAGTTCTGCGAAGACCAGTACAGAGAAGCTGGAGTTTGGGAACTGTCCGGTGAATCCTTCGTTTCCGACTGCTCATACCATGCAGTAAACGGCGGCGGCGACTCCAACCCAGGTTATGACGTAATCCTTATGAAGAAGGGTATGATCGACATCCAGCAGGAAGCAAAAGATCATCTGACTCAGTTGGATTATGAAAACCCAGATGATATTGAAAAAATCTACTTCTATAAATCCATCATCGATACCACAGAAGGTGTTATGATTTATGCCCAGCGGATGTCTGACTATGCTGCGGAGTTGGCTGCAAAGGAAAGCAACCCAACCCGTAAGGCGGAGTTACAGAAGATTTCCGCAGTAAATGCTAGAGTACCAAAGTATAAGCCAGAATCTTTCTGGGAAGCTATTCAGTCCATGTTCACCATCGAATCCTTGCTTCCAGTAGAAGAGAACCAGACTGGTATGTCCATCGGACGTGCGGACCAGTATATGTATCCGTTCTACAAGGCAGATATCGAATCTGGACGTATGACCGATTACGAAGCCTTTGACTTGGCTGGCTGTATGCTGATTAAACTGTCTGAGATGATGTGGGTTACCAGTGAAGGTGGTTCCAAGTTCTTTGCCGGATACCAGCCGTTTGTAAATATGTGCGTAGGTGGTGTTTCCCGCGACGGACAGGATGCTACCAATGATTTGACTTACCTGCTGATGGACGCTGTCCGCCACGTAAGAATTTATCAGCCATCCTTGGCTTGCCGTATTCATAAGAGTTCCCCGCAGAAGTACATGAAGAAGATTGTTGATGTAGTTCGTTCCGGTATGGGATTCCCGGCTTGCCATTTCGACGATACACATATCAAGATGATGCTGGCGAAAGGCGTTTCCATCGAGGATGCTAGAGACTACTGCTTGATGGGTTGTGTAGAGCCGCAGAAGTCCGGCCGTCTGTATCAGTGGACTTCCACTTCTTACACTCAGTGGCCAATCTGTATCGAGCTGGTTTTGAACAGTGGTACACCGCTTTGGTTTGGCAAGCAGGTTTGCCCGGATTACGGCGATCTGAGTCAGTATAAGACATATGAAGAGTTTGATGCTGCTGTAAAGAGAATGATTCAGTACGTAACAAAGTGGACAAGCGTAGCTACCGTTATTTCTCAGAGAGTACACAAGGAGCTGGCTCCGAAGCCGCTGATGTCCATTATGTTCGAAGGTTGTATGGAATCGGCTAGAGACGTTTCTGCCGGTGGCGCAATGTACAACTTCGGTCCTGGTGTTGTGTGGTCTGGTCTGGCTACGTATGCAGACTCCATGGCAGCAATTAAAAAGCTGGTATTTGACGATAAGAAGTACACGCTGGCTCAGCTGAACGAAGCTTTAAAGGTAGATTTCGTAGGATATGATCAGATTAAGGCGGACTGCCTGGCTGCTCCAAAGTATGGTAATGACGACGACTATGCAGATTTAATTGCAGCAGACCTGATTAACTTCACCGAGATGGATCACAGAAAGTACAAGACTCTGTACTCCGTATTGAGCCATGGTACTCTGTCCATTTCCAATAATACTCCGTTCGGTCAGCTGCTTGGCGCAACGGCAAACGGACGTGCTGCTTGGTCACCGCTGTCAGACGGTATCAGCCCTACTCAAGGTGCAGACTTCAAGGGCCCTACAGCTATTATCAAGTCTGTTTCCAAGCTGTCTTGCGACAACATGAACATTGGTATGGTACACAACTTCAAGCTGATGGCTGGTCTGTTGGATACCCCAGAAGGCGAAGCTGGTATCATTGCTCTGCTTCGGGCTGCTTGTGCCATGGGCAATGGAGAAATGCAGTTCAACTACTTGGATAACAAGACATTGCTGGAAGCTCAGAAGCACCCAGAACAGTATCGTGACTTAGTAGTTCGTGTTGCTGGCTACAGTGCATTCTTCGTAGAATTATGCAAGGATGTTCAGGATGAAATCATCAGCAGAACGATGTTGACAAAATTCTAA
- the cutD gene encoding choline TMA-lyase-activating enzyme, translated as MNNTNAGVIERKATIFNIQKYNMYDGPGVRTLVFFKGCPLRCKWCANPEGLQKKFQVMYKANNCTNCGACVSVCPVGIHSISKDNQEHKVDQSIDCLGCQKCVEACNFGALTIVGQVMTISELLEIILEDKTFYEVSGGGVTLGGGEVTAQIEAATSLLQACKQEGIHTAIETCGYTKLENILKIAEFTDLFLFDVKQMNSDKHFELTGVRNEQILTNLKELLHRRYNVQVRMPMLKGINDSEEEITAVIEFLMPYRDQKNFKGIDLLPYHKLGVNKYNQLGMEYPIEGDPSLSEEELDRIECWIKKYDFPVSVIRH; from the coding sequence ATGAACAATACAAATGCAGGTGTTATTGAAAGAAAAGCGACCATTTTCAATATACAGAAGTATAACATGTATGATGGCCCCGGCGTAAGAACCCTCGTGTTCTTCAAAGGATGTCCGCTCCGCTGCAAATGGTGCGCCAATCCGGAGGGACTGCAAAAGAAATTTCAAGTCATGTACAAGGCTAACAATTGCACAAACTGCGGTGCTTGTGTTTCTGTCTGTCCAGTTGGGATACATTCTATTTCAAAGGATAATCAAGAGCATAAGGTAGATCAGAGCATTGATTGCCTTGGCTGCCAAAAGTGTGTAGAAGCTTGCAATTTTGGTGCACTGACCATTGTAGGTCAGGTGATGACCATTTCTGAGCTGTTGGAAATCATCCTGGAAGATAAAACTTTTTATGAGGTTTCAGGAGGCGGAGTGACCTTGGGCGGCGGTGAAGTCACCGCGCAGATTGAGGCTGCTACCAGCTTATTGCAGGCTTGCAAGCAGGAGGGAATCCATACGGCTATTGAGACCTGCGGTTATACGAAACTGGAAAACATATTGAAGATTGCTGAATTTACGGATTTGTTCCTTTTCGATGTCAAGCAAATGAATTCAGATAAGCACTTTGAACTGACAGGGGTGCGAAATGAACAGATTTTGACCAACCTGAAAGAACTCCTTCACCGGAGGTACAATGTACAGGTGCGGATGCCGATGCTAAAGGGAATAAACGACAGCGAGGAAGAGATTACTGCGGTTATCGAGTTCCTCATGCCATACCGGGATCAGAAAAACTTCAAAGGTATCGATTTACTTCCTTATCACAAACTGGGAGTAAACAAGTACAATCAGCTGGGCATGGAATACCCTATCGAAGGGGATCCAAGCTTAAGCGAAGAAGAGCTAGATCGAATAGAATGCTGGATCAAGAAATACGATTTCCCTGTATCCGTTATTCGTCACTAA
- a CDS encoding BMC domain-containing protein, whose amino-acid sequence MGTAIEKATERIIQESVPGKQVTIAHVIASPMPDIYERLGIDERGAIGILTLSPYETAIIAADVATKTADVEIGFLDRFTGSVVISGDVQSVTTALEAVTETLCNLLGFTTVPITKT is encoded by the coding sequence ATGGGAACAGCTATTGAAAAAGCCACAGAGCGTATTATACAAGAATCTGTACCTGGAAAGCAGGTCACCATCGCTCATGTGATTGCCTCTCCCATGCCTGATATATATGAACGTTTGGGAATCGATGAACGAGGAGCTATCGGCATACTCACCTTGTCACCCTACGAAACGGCTATCATTGCGGCGGATGTTGCAACGAAGACAGCAGATGTGGAAATTGGATTTTTAGATCGTTTCACCGGTTCAGTCGTTATCAGCGGAGATGTGCAAAGCGTTACCACGGCTCTGGAGGCTGTAACGGAAACCTTGTGCAACTTGCTTGGTTTTACAACCGTTCCTATTACGAAAACATGA
- a CDS encoding EutP/PduV family microcompartment system protein, which translates to MKKKRVMVIGPAHCGKTTLVNELNEYDGPLRKTQDTIYGKNTIDVPSSYVAIPWMYKHLIATAQNAAACILLLVDQSRPTEVYSPGFARVFRCPVIGVISKCDLNPENEKVCRRQLKQIGVNEPYFQISVPNGTGVEALKAHILQLTSKGGRV; encoded by the coding sequence ATGAAGAAAAAGCGTGTGATGGTCATAGGACCGGCCCATTGCGGGAAGACGACACTAGTTAATGAACTGAATGAATATGACGGTCCATTGCGAAAAACACAGGATACCATTTACGGGAAAAATACGATTGACGTGCCTAGCTCCTATGTGGCCATCCCCTGGATGTACAAGCATTTAATCGCAACCGCCCAAAATGCAGCAGCTTGCATTCTGCTGTTGGTAGATCAATCGAGACCTACAGAAGTCTACTCACCAGGCTTTGCCAGAGTGTTTAGATGTCCGGTCATCGGTGTGATCAGCAAATGTGATTTGAACCCGGAAAATGAAAAAGTGTGCAGAAGGCAGTTAAAGCAGATAGGAGTAAACGAACCTTATTTTCAGATCAGTGTTCCAAATGGAACAGGGGTCGAGGCTTTAAAGGCACATATATTACAATTAACAAGTAAAGGGGGACGCGTATGA
- a CDS encoding ethanolamine utilization protein — MKFITEEDLRDIYRREPFTTYEMEPGTRLTPGARQFLADRGINMFDDVPFVKKFVVTTSEDREPAKEGPAKAEEMTPEAGPKPKLDWRKKKLTCKMRTMEAIFLATGQDLLDKDVFLAQNVISLGKQFAGIRQFAEGKGLGEIGCCQECSGINGEKFCEDMDDCFEVTEFHMQLVKGKEILALHKLRSALREIEPAVMEFYEGREEETLLCQEILEKVNCLINAVSQMICQAVGGKDCQRTFN, encoded by the coding sequence ATGAAGTTTATAACCGAAGAAGATCTACGGGACATATACCGAAGAGAACCTTTTACCACCTATGAAATGGAACCAGGAACCAGACTTACGCCCGGTGCCCGTCAGTTTTTAGCAGATAGAGGTATCAATATGTTTGATGATGTGCCTTTTGTGAAAAAATTTGTGGTGACCACCAGTGAAGATCGAGAACCGGCTAAAGAGGGACCGGCTAAGGCGGAGGAGATGACGCCGGAAGCGGGACCAAAGCCGAAGCTGGATTGGCGGAAGAAAAAGCTGACCTGCAAGATGAGAACCATGGAAGCCATTTTTCTCGCTACAGGGCAGGACCTTTTGGACAAAGATGTTTTCTTAGCACAGAATGTCATCAGCTTAGGCAAACAGTTTGCAGGAATCAGACAGTTTGCAGAAGGAAAAGGTCTGGGAGAAATAGGTTGCTGTCAGGAATGCAGCGGAATCAACGGAGAAAAATTCTGTGAAGACATGGATGATTGCTTTGAAGTGACAGAATTCCACATGCAGCTTGTAAAGGGGAAGGAAATCCTAGCCTTGCACAAACTGCGAAGTGCTCTTCGGGAGATAGAGCCAGCTGTAATGGAATTCTACGAAGGCAGGGAAGAGGAAACCTTGCTGTGCCAGGAAATTCTGGAAAAAGTTAACTGCTTAATTAATGCAGTATCCCAGATGATTTGCCAGGCCGTAGGAGGAAAGGACTGCCAGCGGACTTTTAACTAA
- a CDS encoding BMC domain-containing protein, protein MEFRIIKTPTKGTLDILKRRMSSPDKNQLERVDAVGLVQGRMIEMICAADVAEKAVGVTVDDIRGSCPQNMIMIAIFGDTASVEDAIRQIKGKLEEGKDLC, encoded by the coding sequence ATGGAATTTCGAATTATAAAGACCCCGACAAAAGGGACTTTGGACATATTGAAAAGACGCATGAGTTCGCCGGATAAAAACCAGCTGGAGCGTGTGGATGCAGTAGGTCTGGTACAGGGGCGGATGATTGAAATGATATGTGCCGCTGATGTGGCAGAAAAGGCAGTCGGCGTAACGGTGGACGATATCCGTGGGAGCTGTCCGCAGAATATGATCATGATTGCGATTTTCGGCGATACGGCATCGGTGGAAGACGCGATCCGGCAGATCAAAGGAAAGTTGGAAGAAGGGAAAGATTTATGTTAA
- a CDS encoding EutN/CcmL family microcompartment protein, producing MLTARLIDNVWATRKAESLSGLKFMLAEVIGGGCEGQRLVVVDIISAGIGDRVLVCQGSSARRMLGDDNIPVDAVVVGIIDEDCDFG from the coding sequence ATGTTAACAGCAAGACTGATTGACAATGTATGGGCAACACGAAAGGCAGAATCCCTGAGTGGATTGAAGTTCATGCTGGCAGAGGTCATCGGCGGCGGTTGCGAAGGTCAACGCTTGGTGGTAGTGGATATCATCAGTGCGGGCATCGGCGATCGGGTGCTGGTGTGTCAGGGTTCTTCGGCCAGACGTATGCTGGGAGATGACAATATTCCGGTAGATGCAGTTGTTGTCGGTATTATTGACGAAGATTGCGATTTTGGATGA
- a CDS encoding 4Fe-4S dicluster domain-containing protein: protein MNLLEQVKEAGIVGAGGAGFPTHAKLASKAEYILLNGAECEPLLRVDQQLMALFPDEIIKGFEAAGRQVEAKKAILGIKGKHKDVIHILEERIKALHVEDYVEIGLLPDIYPAGDEQVLVYELTGRVVPEVGIPIQVGCVVINSETALNIYYAMEGKAVTETYLTLAGDIPQRLTVKVPVGTPIIDVLKLSGIENFDDYTVIDGGPMMGPVMAGTDGYVTKKTKGFVILKKHHLLIQRKSASKEQSKRINRATCEQCRMCTDMCPRYLLGHATQPHKMMRALGYKSDNLEEKGIAQLCCQCNLCELFACPIGLYPKAANNYFRDMLLEKGMRYKPTKDVFEARGPREMRKLPSKRLIARIGLRDFDKPAPMAECPLQVQEVHIATRQHVGAPAEAVVQVGDRVEVGQKIGQIPADSLGAAIHASISGTVTECGNGYIAIRRG from the coding sequence ATGAATCTTCTTGAACAAGTAAAAGAAGCCGGCATCGTTGGTGCAGGTGGAGCAGGATTTCCGACCCATGCGAAATTAGCGTCAAAAGCGGAATATATTCTTCTAAACGGAGCGGAATGCGAGCCGCTTCTACGAGTAGACCAGCAGCTGATGGCTCTTTTTCCAGACGAGATCATCAAAGGCTTTGAAGCCGCAGGCAGACAGGTGGAAGCAAAGAAAGCCATCCTCGGAATAAAAGGAAAACACAAAGACGTCATTCACATATTGGAAGAACGAATTAAAGCCCTGCATGTAGAGGATTACGTAGAAATCGGTCTGCTGCCAGATATTTATCCGGCGGGGGACGAGCAGGTGCTAGTATATGAGCTGACTGGACGAGTGGTGCCAGAAGTAGGCATTCCGATTCAGGTAGGCTGCGTGGTAATCAACTCGGAGACAGCCCTCAACATCTACTACGCCATGGAGGGGAAAGCGGTAACGGAAACGTATCTGACCTTGGCGGGAGATATCCCTCAGCGGTTGACCGTAAAAGTACCAGTTGGAACACCAATTATTGATGTACTCAAGCTTAGCGGCATTGAAAACTTCGATGACTACACTGTTATCGACGGCGGTCCGATGATGGGACCGGTAATGGCCGGAACAGATGGCTATGTGACGAAGAAGACAAAAGGCTTTGTCATCTTGAAGAAGCATCACCTGCTGATTCAGCGCAAGTCTGCTTCGAAAGAGCAGAGCAAGCGAATCAATCGGGCCACCTGCGAGCAGTGCAGAATGTGTACGGACATGTGTCCGAGATATCTGCTAGGACATGCAACCCAACCCCACAAGATGATGCGGGCCTTAGGCTATAAATCCGATAACCTGGAGGAAAAGGGCATCGCCCAGTTATGCTGTCAGTGCAACCTATGTGAGCTGTTTGCCTGTCCGATTGGCCTGTATCCGAAAGCAGCCAACAACTACTTCCGGGACATGCTGTTAGAAAAGGGAATGCGGTATAAGCCGACGAAGGACGTATTTGAAGCCAGAGGCCCAAGAGAAATGCGCAAACTGCCAAGTAAGCGCCTGATTGCTAGAATTGGCCTTCGAGACTTTGATAAGCCGGCACCGATGGCAGAATGTCCTTTGCAGGTCCAGGAAGTGCACATCGCAACTAGGCAGCATGTAGGTGCACCGGCAGAAGCGGTGGTACAGGTAGGCGACCGAGTAGAGGTTGGACAGAAGATTGGACAGATTCCAGCAGATAGCTTGGGAGCTGCCATTCATGCAAGCATTTCCGGGACGGTAACCGAATGCGGCAATGGATACATTGCAATAAGGAGGGGTTAA
- a CDS encoding BMC domain-containing protein: protein MANAIGMVEFTSIARGIYAADQMVKISDVEIVTASSTCPGKYITIVHGDVAAVEDSVQVGERVAGEYWVDSIVIPNVHPEVFPAITGSTMPERIQALGIMESFSMSTMVIAADAILKSADLEPLELRLGNGIGGKAFFTFTGDVAAVETGEEAGKSIAEEKGLLVNSEVIPSPSDRLIPSLF from the coding sequence ATGGCAAACGCAATAGGAATGGTTGAATTTACAAGTATTGCCCGAGGCATTTATGCAGCGGACCAGATGGTAAAGATTTCAGATGTAGAGATTGTAACAGCCAGCAGCACATGTCCTGGAAAATATATTACCATCGTTCATGGAGACGTGGCGGCGGTAGAAGATTCCGTGCAGGTAGGTGAACGAGTAGCAGGAGAGTACTGGGTGGATTCCATTGTGATTCCCAATGTACATCCAGAGGTTTTTCCAGCTATCACCGGATCTACTATGCCGGAGCGGATTCAGGCATTGGGAATAATGGAATCGTTTTCCATGTCTACCATGGTTATCGCAGCCGATGCCATCTTAAAGTCAGCTGACTTAGAACCGCTGGAGCTGCGCCTGGGTAACGGGATAGGAGGGAAAGCCTTCTTTACTTTTACCGGAGACGTAGCGGCGGTGGAGACTGGAGAGGAAGCGGGAAAGAGCATCGCCGAGGAGAAGGGCCTGCTGGTCAACTCGGAAGTGATTCCATCCCCATCCGACAGACTGATTCCATCATTATTCTAA
- a CDS encoding cupin domain-containing protein: MKRLVCAKDVEVLSRKGQKVFYIDENTLVTPSAKDAARACGVEFSTEAPAACCAAPADCEVQAAIPAAVAETVSGCDGEIDSNMIYNVLKALADKGLLQGVLGAVTGSGKPYTAEHDDCGLKIVRGSSVQYEALDTGNPADKVFYQEIINKDDGCSMNAGFITIEDCQFDWECACEELYQILEGTLTVTVDGKVYTAQPGDSVFFPKGAKVAFGSPNKMKAFYATY, from the coding sequence ATGAAAAGATTAGTTTGTGCAAAAGATGTTGAGGTTCTGAGCCGGAAGGGTCAGAAAGTGTTTTACATCGACGAGAACACGCTGGTAACTCCATCTGCTAAGGATGCAGCAAGAGCTTGTGGGGTGGAATTCTCCACAGAAGCACCGGCCGCATGCTGTGCAGCTCCTGCTGATTGTGAAGTTCAGGCTGCTATACCAGCAGCAGTAGCAGAAACGGTTTCTGGATGTGACGGAGAAATCGACAGCAATATGATCTACAACGTGTTAAAAGCGTTAGCAGATAAAGGATTACTTCAGGGCGTATTGGGTGCTGTGACTGGAAGCGGGAAGCCGTATACAGCAGAGCATGATGACTGCGGACTGAAAATTGTTCGCGGAAGTTCTGTCCAGTATGAAGCACTGGACACTGGTAATCCGGCAGACAAGGTATTTTACCAGGAAATCATCAATAAAGATGATGGTTGCTCCATGAATGCAGGGTTCATCACCATAGAGGATTGCCAGTTCGACTGGGAATGTGCTTGTGAAGAATTATACCAAATTCTGGAAGGAACTTTGACTGTGACAGTGGATGGAAAGGTTTACACGGCTCAGCCGGGTGATTCCGTATTCTTCCCGAAAGGCGCTAAGGTCGCTTTCGGTTCACCGAACAAGATGAAAGCGTTTTACGCCACATACTAA